From one Acidiferrobacteraceae bacterium genomic stretch:
- a CDS encoding ABC transporter permease, translated as MWSYLLRNTVQRLILLVFVSIIAHAVIHLAPGQPSEVDPSNPRMKAQDIAKIRAAFHLDDPLYLQYAYWVRDLFTGRLKSFKDSQPVLPKIWERFLNSLPLFITATLIVWTLSFPTGIQAAVRRGSLYDRSTTVIAYTLISVPGFFLSYLMIMFAANVLDVPVIGMRTLGMENAGWMFRSMDRLWHLVIPSLMSALTGIAVLSRYVRSQMLEVIGQDYVRTARAKGLDGDTVIYRHALRNALLPFVTMFGFLLPGLIGGSVIFEQIFAWPGIGLLGYNAILSRDFPVILTLNLIGAVLTLGGTFLSDILYAVVDPRVRLE; from the coding sequence ATGTGGTCATACCTTCTGCGAAACACGGTACAGCGGCTCATCCTGCTGGTGTTCGTCTCTATCATTGCCCATGCCGTCATTCACCTTGCGCCGGGTCAGCCGAGTGAGGTGGACCCGAGCAATCCGCGTATGAAGGCGCAGGATATCGCCAAGATTCGCGCCGCCTTTCATCTTGATGATCCGCTCTATCTCCAGTATGCCTATTGGGTGCGGGATCTTTTCACGGGCAGGTTGAAAAGCTTCAAGGACAGCCAGCCGGTGCTGCCCAAGATCTGGGAGCGGTTTCTCAACTCCTTGCCCTTGTTTATTACCGCGACGCTGATCGTCTGGACGCTGTCTTTTCCCACGGGTATTCAGGCGGCGGTGCGGCGAGGTTCACTATACGATCGAAGTACCACCGTCATCGCGTACACCCTGATCTCGGTGCCGGGATTCTTCCTGTCGTACCTGATGATCATGTTTGCCGCCAATGTGCTGGACGTCCCCGTCATCGGGATGCGTACCCTGGGAATGGAAAACGCCGGCTGGATGTTTCGCAGTATGGACCGGCTATGGCACCTCGTCATCCCTTCGCTCATGTCAGCTCTGACCGGGATCGCCGTGCTGTCACGCTATGTGCGCTCGCAGATGCTGGAGGTCATTGGTCAGGACTATGTGCGTACTGCCCGTGCCAAGGGGCTGGACGGGGATACCGTTATCTATCGCCATGCGTTGCGCAATGCCTTGCTGCCCTTCGTAACGATGTTCGGGTTCCTCCTGCCGGGACTGATTGGTGGTTCGGTGATCTTCGAGCAGATCTTTGCCTGGCCAGGAATCGGGCTGCTTGGCTACAACGCGATCCTGAGCCGTGACTTCCCGGTAATCCTCACCCTGAATCTGATCGGCGCGGTGCTCACCCTGGGGGGCACGTTCCTGTCCGACATCCTGTACGCGGTCGTCGATCCGCGTGTGCGCCTGGAGTAG
- a CDS encoding ABC transporter permease, with protein sequence MSETKIMTMETTGDAWQAPGETPIQEFWRLLRRDRLAMAGLVTLILLAIAALAGKLLTEWVVVFDPATVRLVDKFRSPFSLPSPLLPAADRPTLGLYLLGTDNLGRDVFARMLQGSFVSLSIGFVAVGISTVVGVLLGGLAGYYGRVRLGFITVDTLIMRFTDIMLTFPTFFLILTVVALLPASIYNIMIVIGLTSWMGTARFVRAEFLTLRELDFVTAARAMGLRDRRIIFRHMVPNAIAPVLVSATIAVATAILTESALSFLGFGVQPPDATWGNILADGKGFIFDAPWLFFTPGIAILVVVLAFNLLGEGMREAMNPKLRRR encoded by the coding sequence ATGAGTGAAACCAAGATCATGACCATGGAGACCACGGGCGATGCCTGGCAGGCCCCCGGAGAGACGCCGATACAGGAGTTCTGGCGCTTGCTGCGCCGCGATCGCCTGGCCATGGCCGGGCTCGTTACCCTGATCCTGCTTGCCATTGCGGCGCTTGCGGGAAAACTGTTGACGGAGTGGGTTGTCGTGTTTGATCCGGCCACCGTGCGCCTGGTGGACAAGTTTCGTTCTCCATTCTCGTTGCCATCGCCGCTATTGCCGGCGGCAGATCGGCCCACTCTGGGCCTATATCTTCTGGGGACCGACAACCTGGGGCGTGATGTGTTTGCGCGCATGTTGCAGGGCTCATTCGTCTCGCTGTCCATCGGCTTCGTCGCCGTGGGGATTTCTACCGTTGTCGGCGTGCTGCTGGGGGGTCTGGCCGGATACTACGGTCGCGTGCGTTTGGGCTTCATTACCGTCGATACCCTGATCATGCGCTTTACCGACATCATGCTCACGTTCCCCACCTTTTTTCTCATCCTGACCGTGGTCGCACTGCTGCCGGCCAGCATCTACAACATCATGATCGTGATCGGACTGACCAGCTGGATGGGCACCGCGCGATTTGTGCGCGCTGAGTTTCTGACCCTGCGCGAACTGGATTTCGTCACGGCCGCCCGGGCTATGGGCCTGCGCGACCGGCGCATCATTTTCCGGCATATGGTGCCCAATGCCATTGCCCCGGTGCTGGTGTCGGCCACCATCGCCGTAGCGACGGCCATCCTCACTGAATCGGCCCTGAGCTTCCTCGGATTCGGTGTGCAACCGCCCGATGCGACCTGGGGCAACATCCTGGCGGACGGCAAGGGCTTCATCTTTGACGCCCCGTGGCTGTTCTTCACGCCTGGCATCGCCATCCTCGTCGTGGTGCTCGCATTCAATCTCCTGGGAGAGGGCATGCGCGAGGCCATGAATCCGAAGCTGCGGAGGCGCTAG
- a CDS encoding ABC transporter ATP-binding protein, giving the protein MARDDMAGAAQSSPDTPVLSVEGLHVSFFTEAGEAAAVQDVSFDLARGETLAVVGESGCGKSVTALSILGLIDAPGRITAGSIRLTGEELIGRSEKELREVRGSRIGMVFQEPMTSLNPVFTIGFQIGEVLKRHRGMDENQAREESVRLLRQVGIPSPERRVDQYPHELSGGMKQRAMIAMALACHPDLLIADEPTTAVDVTIQAQILQLLQELQKEMGMSVLLITHNLGVVAHFAQRVVVMYAGQVAESADVQQLFARAAHPYTRALLAALPRPGHKGERLVSIEGTVPAPQQYARGCRFCTRCPEVMERCADEIPPRTELAPGHTAACWRLVGEKR; this is encoded by the coding sequence TTGGCCAGGGATGACATGGCGGGCGCCGCGCAGAGTTCACCTGACACGCCAGTGTTGTCGGTAGAGGGATTGCATGTGTCGTTCTTCACTGAGGCGGGCGAGGCCGCTGCTGTGCAGGACGTCTCCTTTGATTTGGCGCGCGGGGAAACGCTCGCTGTCGTCGGCGAGTCGGGCTGTGGCAAGTCGGTGACGGCGCTTTCGATTCTCGGGCTCATCGACGCGCCCGGGCGTATCACCGCCGGCAGCATTCGGCTGACCGGCGAGGAACTAATCGGTCGCAGTGAAAAGGAACTGCGTGAAGTGCGCGGCAGCCGTATCGGCATGGTGTTTCAGGAGCCCATGACCTCGCTCAATCCGGTGTTCACGATTGGTTTCCAGATCGGTGAAGTGCTGAAGCGCCACCGCGGTATGGACGAGAACCAGGCGCGCGAGGAAAGCGTTCGCCTGCTGCGCCAGGTCGGGATTCCGTCGCCGGAACGAAGGGTGGATCAGTATCCCCACGAGTTGTCCGGCGGCATGAAACAGCGGGCCATGATCGCCATGGCCCTGGCTTGCCATCCGGACCTGTTGATCGCCGACGAACCAACGACGGCTGTGGACGTGACCATACAGGCCCAGATCCTGCAACTGCTGCAGGAACTGCAGAAGGAGATGGGCATGTCGGTGCTGCTCATTACACACAACCTTGGCGTGGTGGCGCACTTCGCACAGCGGGTAGTGGTCATGTATGCGGGCCAGGTGGCCGAGAGCGCCGATGTACAGCAACTCTTCGCCAGGGCAGCGCATCCGTATACCCGCGCCTTGCTGGCGGCCCTGCCGAGACCGGGTCACAAGGGTGAACGACTGGTGTCCATCGAGGGGACCGTCCCCGCCCCGCAACAATACGCCCGCGGCTGTCGTTTCTGTACCCGCTGTCCCGAGGTCATGGAGCGATGCGCGGACGAGATCCCGCCGCGGACCGAGTTGGCCCCGGGCCACACGGCGGCGTGCTGGCGTCTGGTCGGGGAGAAACGATGA
- a CDS encoding ATP-binding cassette domain-containing protein, with translation MTDKVAEAAQVLVSAEGLKKYFPVRGGLFSRVQNWVKAVDGVSFEVFKGETLGLVGESGCGKTTVGRMLLRMIEPTEGEIHFEGRDVLALPSGEMRELRRHMQIVFQDPYSSLNPRMTVEEIIGEGLRAHGLAVGREYERRVGELLERVGLSASYRRRYPHEFSGGQRQRIGIARALSLNPSFIVCDEAVSALDVSIQAQILNLLKDLQQEFQLAYLFITHELNVVQYIADRVAVMYLGQIVELARPEQLFEQPLHPYTEALIAANPVPDPAAVYTARFLEGDVPSPMNPPKGCRFHTRCPKVMDVCRVEEPKKVTFGGGRDVRVVACHLHTNDAGAHDA, from the coding sequence ATGACCGACAAGGTGGCAGAGGCAGCGCAGGTGCTGGTGTCGGCGGAGGGCTTGAAAAAGTATTTCCCGGTTCGCGGCGGGCTGTTCTCCCGGGTACAGAATTGGGTGAAGGCCGTGGACGGAGTCTCGTTTGAGGTATTCAAGGGCGAGACCCTGGGGCTGGTTGGCGAGTCGGGCTGTGGCAAGACCACCGTCGGGCGCATGCTCCTGCGAATGATCGAACCCACGGAGGGGGAGATTCATTTCGAGGGCAGGGACGTGCTTGCCCTGCCGTCGGGGGAGATGCGCGAACTCCGGCGGCATATGCAGATCGTATTTCAGGACCCGTACAGCTCCCTCAACCCGCGTATGACGGTAGAGGAAATCATTGGCGAAGGGCTGCGTGCCCACGGTCTGGCCGTCGGTCGCGAGTACGAGCGGCGGGTGGGTGAGTTACTGGAACGCGTGGGTCTTTCGGCGAGCTATCGAAGAAGGTATCCGCACGAGTTTTCCGGGGGGCAGCGTCAGCGCATTGGCATTGCCCGTGCCCTGTCCCTGAATCCAAGCTTCATCGTGTGTGACGAGGCGGTGTCCGCCCTGGATGTTTCCATTCAGGCGCAGATCCTGAATCTGTTGAAGGATCTTCAGCAGGAGTTTCAGCTGGCGTACCTGTTTATCACCCACGAACTGAACGTGGTGCAGTACATCGCAGATCGGGTGGCGGTCATGTACCTGGGACAGATCGTGGAGCTCGCCCGGCCCGAGCAGTTGTTTGAGCAGCCCCTGCATCCCTATACCGAGGCCCTGATCGCGGCCAACCCCGTACCCGATCCCGCTGCGGTATACACCGCGCGATTTCTGGAGGGCGATGTTCCCTCACCCATGAACCCGCCGAAGGGATGCCGTTTTCACACCCGGTGCCCAAAGGTTATGGATGTGTGCCGCGTGGAGGAACCGAAGAAGGTCACCTTTGGAGGGGGGCGAGATGTGCGCGTAGTCGCATGCCACCTGCACACCAATGATGCCGGCGCGCACGATGCGTGA
- a CDS encoding LysM peptidoglycan-binding domain-containing protein, with protein sequence MVSIADKKSKKFLQVFACILAFSLISACASTPKATPGDTTAAPSPSAEANPTPAGADDTVTVQAQTDPAQFTNLWDRIRAGYKLEPMDSPLVKRHEEWFASNPAYMNRLVERARLYLYYIVDQVEKRNMPMEIALLPAIESAYKPHALSHARAAGLWQFIPSTGKHFGLDRNWWYDGRRDVVAATGAALDYLQKLHNEFNGDWELALAAYNAGERRVLRAQEYNRRHGLPTDYVHLRRLKPETRNYVPKLIAISHIIANPQQYGLTLAAIPNEPYFAKVEIGSQIDLGIVAKLAGMNIGDLYDINPGFKRWATAPDGPHQLLVPAERRDALLAALKQLPDNKRVRWVRHRIRSGDTLSGIARHYGVSVRSIRHANRLHSNRIRAGHNLIIPVSNRRLTAAYGNVTRPVRRVARRRPIPKGSVKLVHTVKRGDTLWSIARRYDVYIYQITGWNRLNRRRPLHPGQALKIYVDPEHVPPSVADATTS encoded by the coding sequence GTGGTTTCGATCGCAGACAAAAAGAGCAAGAAGTTTCTGCAGGTTTTTGCCTGCATTCTCGCGTTTTCCCTGATCAGCGCCTGCGCCAGTACGCCCAAGGCCACTCCCGGGGACACGACTGCCGCTCCTTCTCCCTCCGCTGAAGCAAACCCGACTCCCGCGGGTGCTGATGACACCGTAACGGTCCAGGCGCAGACCGACCCCGCCCAGTTTACGAACTTGTGGGACCGGATCCGCGCGGGCTACAAGCTTGAGCCGATGGATAGCCCGCTGGTGAAGCGGCACGAGGAATGGTTCGCGTCGAATCCCGCTTACATGAATCGCCTGGTGGAACGCGCCCGCCTCTACCTGTACTACATCGTCGACCAGGTTGAGAAGCGAAACATGCCGATGGAGATCGCACTGTTACCGGCGATTGAGAGCGCGTACAAGCCTCACGCACTGTCCCATGCCCGTGCCGCCGGTCTGTGGCAGTTCATCCCGTCCACCGGCAAGCACTTCGGGCTGGATCGCAACTGGTGGTACGACGGGCGGCGCGATGTGGTCGCCGCGACAGGGGCCGCGCTGGACTATCTGCAGAAGCTGCACAATGAATTCAATGGCGATTGGGAGCTGGCGCTTGCGGCCTACAATGCGGGTGAGCGGCGAGTCCTGCGGGCGCAGGAGTACAACCGGCGTCACGGCCTGCCAACCGACTATGTGCACCTGCGCCGCCTGAAACCGGAAACACGCAACTACGTGCCAAAACTGATCGCCATCTCCCACATCATCGCCAATCCACAGCAGTATGGTCTGACCCTGGCCGCCATTCCCAACGAACCGTATTTCGCCAAGGTGGAGATCGGTTCGCAGATCGACCTGGGCATCGTCGCCAAGCTCGCGGGCATGAACATTGGCGATCTGTACGACATCAATCCCGGATTCAAGCGCTGGGCCACCGCGCCCGACGGACCCCACCAGCTACTGGTTCCGGCGGAGCGCCGCGATGCGCTGCTGGCGGCGCTCAAGCAGTTGCCCGACAACAAGCGTGTACGTTGGGTTCGGCACCGCATCCGTTCCGGCGACACCCTCAGCGGGATTGCGCGCCACTACGGTGTCAGCGTCCGCTCGATTCGACATGCCAACCGGCTCCACAGCAACCGTATCCGCGCCGGTCACAACCTGATTATCCCCGTTTCCAACCGGCGCCTGACCGCCGCCTATGGCAACGTCACACGACCGGTGCGCCGCGTGGCCCGCCGTCGTCCGATTCCCAAGGGCTCGGTCAAACTTGTCCATACGGTGAAGCGGGGAGACACCCTGTGGTCCATTGCCCGGCGCTATGACGTGTACATCTACCAGATCACCGGCTGGAACCGGTTGAACCGCCGCCGGCCACTCCACCCGGGACAGGCGCTGAAGATCTATGTAGACCCGGAGCACGTACCGCCATCGGTGGCGGACGCTACCACTTCCTGA
- the gloB gene encoding hydroxyacylglutathione hydrolase has product MAINVLHADAFEDNYIWVLCPDRAASTASRPAVIVDPGDADPVFALLDAEGLVPVAILCTHHHPDHIGGIPDLRKRFDIPVYGPASESISTLTHPLKEGDTVRIEELGLTLKVMEVPGHTRGHIAYLGDGMLFCGDTLFSAGCGRLFEGTAEQMYDSLNRLTALDERTSVYCTHEYTAANLRFAMAVEPGNADLRAYVDTVTNLRRDGKCTLPSSIGLEHRVNPFLRTAVPAVKHAAERHEGTALEDGAPVFASLRRWKDGFRG; this is encoded by the coding sequence ATGGCGATCAATGTTTTACACGCCGACGCCTTCGAGGACAACTACATCTGGGTTCTGTGTCCGGATCGCGCGGCTTCCACCGCTTCGCGACCGGCGGTCATTGTCGATCCCGGTGATGCCGACCCGGTTTTTGCACTCCTGGATGCGGAGGGACTGGTCCCGGTGGCGATCCTGTGCACACACCACCATCCCGATCACATTGGCGGAATCCCGGACCTGCGCAAACGATTCGATATCCCGGTGTATGGGCCGGCTTCGGAATCCATCTCCACCCTTACCCATCCATTGAAGGAAGGCGATACGGTGAGGATCGAAGAACTCGGGCTGACCCTGAAGGTAATGGAAGTGCCAGGCCACACCCGGGGCCACATCGCATACCTTGGCGACGGCATGCTGTTCTGCGGCGACACCCTGTTCTCTGCCGGTTGTGGACGCCTGTTCGAGGGCACGGCAGAACAGATGTACGACTCCCTGAACCGCCTCACCGCACTTGATGAGAGGACATCCGTCTACTGCACCCATGAGTACACGGCAGCCAATCTTCGCTTTGCCATGGCCGTGGAACCGGGCAACGCCGACCTTCGCGCGTATGTCGATACCGTCACCAATCTTCGGCGCGACGGCAAGTGCACCCTTCCCTCCTCGATCGGTCTCGAGCACCGGGTGAACCCGTTCCTGCGAACCGCCGTGCCGGCGGTGAAGCATGCGGCCGAGCGGCATGAAGGCACGGCTCTCGAAGATGGAGCTCCGGTCTTTGCCTCTCTACGCCGATGGAAAGATGGATTTCGCGGATGA
- a CDS encoding methyltransferase domain-containing protein, with product MSSADDFAALRARLHGWFDQPLGRSLWAAEAARLRPTLSALSTTVAIQIGDIGGTELLDSCGAPLKVLVENPVSDLKNSVVAMPDALPFDSASVDLALLPHTLDFAEDPHEVLREVDRIISPEGHMVVLGFNPYSLWGLRRLFRRRSAPVIPWNAHFISLYRIKDWLKLLNFEISEGAMVYYRPPLCSQKAIDRLYLLDAIGNRWWPMAAAVYMLVARKRVEGMTPIRPRWRLRAVPDSSVPQATACGRAAARMRIVG from the coding sequence ATGTCCTCCGCGGATGATTTCGCCGCGCTGCGCGCGCGTTTGCATGGCTGGTTCGATCAGCCCCTGGGGCGCTCCCTTTGGGCGGCGGAGGCGGCCCGCCTGCGTCCGACCCTGTCGGCTCTCAGCACCACCGTCGCCATCCAGATCGGCGACATCGGCGGAACCGAACTGCTCGATTCCTGCGGCGCGCCGCTGAAGGTCCTGGTCGAGAATCCGGTTTCGGACTTGAAGAACAGTGTCGTCGCGATGCCCGACGCACTTCCCTTTGATTCGGCCAGCGTTGATCTGGCCCTGCTTCCCCACACGCTGGACTTTGCCGAGGATCCCCATGAGGTCCTGCGCGAGGTGGATCGAATCATTTCGCCGGAAGGTCATATGGTTGTTCTGGGTTTCAATCCCTACAGCCTCTGGGGTCTGCGGCGCCTGTTTCGGCGACGCAGCGCGCCCGTCATACCCTGGAATGCCCACTTCATCAGCCTGTACCGCATCAAGGATTGGCTGAAGCTCCTCAATTTCGAGATCAGTGAGGGCGCGATGGTGTACTATCGCCCGCCGCTGTGCAGCCAGAAGGCGATTGATCGCCTGTATTTGCTCGACGCTATCGGCAATCGCTGGTGGCCCATGGCGGCCGCTGTGTACATGCTTGTTGCGCGCAAGCGGGTCGAAGGCATGACGCCGATTCGGCCACGCTGGCGGCTTCGTGCGGTGCCGGATTCGAGCGTCCCCCAGGCAACGGCATGTGGCCGCGCCGCGGCACGGATGCGTATCGTTGGCTGA
- the rnhA gene encoding ribonuclease HI, giving the protein MEVYTDGACRGNPGPGGWGVVLRYGDHEKELYGGEPSTTNNRMELMAAIQALEALKRPCAVSLTTDSVYVRNGITEWIEKWKRNGWRTAGRKPVKNQELWQRLDAAVQKHEVQWHWVKGHAGHPENERADQLANRGIDDLRQR; this is encoded by the coding sequence GTGGAGGTCTATACGGATGGCGCCTGTCGCGGCAATCCGGGTCCCGGTGGATGGGGCGTGGTCTTGCGTTACGGTGATCATGAGAAAGAGCTCTACGGTGGCGAACCCTCGACCACCAACAACCGCATGGAACTGATGGCGGCCATCCAGGCCCTGGAGGCCCTGAAGCGCCCCTGTGCGGTGTCTCTTACCACGGATTCGGTGTACGTGCGCAATGGGATCACCGAGTGGATTGAGAAATGGAAGCGCAATGGCTGGCGTACTGCCGGTCGCAAACCGGTAAAGAACCAGGAGCTTTGGCAGCGGCTTGATGCGGCGGTGCAAAAGCATGAGGTCCAGTGGCATTGGGTAAAGGGGCACGCGGGCCATCCGGAAAACGAACGGGCCGATCAGCTGGCCAATCGCGGCATCGACGACCTGCGACAGCGTTAG
- the dnaQ gene encoding DNA polymerase III subunit epsilon, translating into MRQIVLDTETTGLDPAQGHRIIEIGCVEMISRRLTGNNYHQYINPDREIDQGAIDVHGITNEFLADKPGFTDVATDFLEYVGDAELIIHNAPFDIGFLDHELRRVQGDDAHGMNTRCSVVDTLKMARQMHPGQKNDLDSLCRRYSVDNTQRALHGALLDAEILADVYLAMTGGQTGLFEERRGPGADREGGAVEIQRLPQSRAPMTVLRATDAEAAAHEEWLAELDKASADGSIWRQIGLK; encoded by the coding sequence ATGCGACAAATCGTTCTTGATACCGAAACGACGGGCCTGGATCCGGCCCAGGGTCATCGCATTATTGAGATCGGCTGCGTGGAGATGATCAGCCGCCGACTCACCGGCAACAACTATCATCAATACATCAATCCGGATCGTGAGATCGATCAGGGTGCGATCGATGTACACGGCATTACCAATGAGTTTCTTGCCGACAAGCCCGGATTCACCGATGTCGCGACCGACTTTCTCGAGTATGTCGGTGATGCCGAACTGATCATCCACAACGCGCCATTCGATATCGGTTTTCTCGACCATGAGTTGCGCCGTGTCCAGGGAGACGATGCGCACGGGATGAATACGCGCTGCAGCGTGGTCGATACCCTGAAGATGGCGCGCCAGATGCATCCCGGTCAGAAGAACGATCTGGACTCCTTGTGCAGACGCTACTCGGTAGACAATACCCAGCGCGCCCTTCACGGTGCCCTGTTGGACGCCGAGATCCTGGCGGACGTATATCTCGCCATGACCGGGGGCCAAACGGGCCTGTTCGAGGAACGCCGCGGGCCGGGCGCGGATCGGGAAGGAGGGGCCGTGGAGATCCAGCGTCTGCCGCAGTCGCGAGCCCCCATGACCGTCCTGCGGGCCACTGACGCGGAAGCTGCGGCCCACGAGGAATGGCTCGCTGAGCTGGACAAGGCCAGTGCCGATGGCAGCATTTGGCGCCAAATTGGCCTGAAATAG
- a CDS encoding YeeE/YedE thiosulfate transporter family protein yields the protein MNAKRRKSTAILLIAGVVALLGVAATAVAGKGTQLAPWQEAAKRGDAHAEYIMGNAYAAGMPSLGIKKDLSVAFTWYLKAARQNDVDAQYEVGAAYVLGEGVKQNLKQARIWLKRAADGGHKDARDILASFPEVAAAAPRQAPRKPVHRIRHSAPPAPSQPEGGFDIAGVHIPNPANMIDPGAMIAAVMNVQLFNGYWPWWLGAFALGFVTIGFWLTIRNTLGVSSSWDRLVSWREDKNMAKAAAVLEEAPTSVLESAMMAATMEQFGDEIPDELLEQMEQEAGAPAPAAAPAATGNKPRTPWSVHVTFLLSMVVGGALATFLTQGAVPLHFDMGTTFTHLFGDSPLNWGILLVGGVLIGFGTRMGGGCTSGHGLSGCSRLQPGSLVGTAAFFGTAILVSMLLELRV from the coding sequence GTGAATGCAAAGCGCAGGAAAAGCACCGCTATTCTCTTGATCGCCGGCGTCGTGGCCCTGCTCGGCGTCGCCGCCACGGCTGTTGCCGGCAAGGGGACGCAGCTCGCCCCATGGCAGGAAGCGGCGAAGCGCGGCGATGCCCACGCGGAATACATCATGGGCAATGCCTATGCCGCCGGTATGCCGAGCCTTGGTATCAAGAAAGATCTTTCCGTCGCATTTACCTGGTACCTGAAGGCAGCGCGCCAGAACGACGTGGACGCGCAGTACGAGGTCGGTGCCGCCTATGTCCTTGGCGAGGGGGTCAAACAGAACCTCAAACAGGCCCGAATCTGGCTCAAGCGCGCCGCGGACGGAGGTCACAAGGACGCACGCGATATCCTGGCCAGTTTCCCCGAGGTAGCCGCCGCTGCGCCTCGACAGGCGCCTCGCAAACCAGTGCACCGGATCCGCCACAGCGCACCGCCGGCACCAAGCCAGCCCGAAGGTGGCTTCGACATCGCCGGTGTTCATATCCCGAATCCCGCGAACATGATCGATCCCGGCGCCATGATTGCCGCGGTCATGAATGTCCAGTTGTTCAATGGCTACTGGCCATGGTGGCTGGGCGCCTTTGCTCTTGGCTTCGTCACCATCGGTTTCTGGCTGACGATTCGGAATACCCTCGGCGTCTCCTCCAGCTGGGACCGTCTGGTGAGCTGGCGCGAGGACAAGAACATGGCCAAGGCCGCCGCCGTGCTGGAGGAAGCCCCCACTTCCGTGCTGGAGTCGGCAATGATGGCCGCCACCATGGAGCAGTTCGGGGACGAGATTCCGGACGAGCTTCTGGAGCAGATGGAGCAGGAAGCGGGTGCACCGGCCCCGGCCGCCGCACCCGCGGCCACCGGGAACAAGCCGCGCACACCCTGGTCGGTCCACGTGACCTTTCTGCTGAGTATGGTGGTCGGCGGTGCGCTTGCAACGTTCCTGACCCAGGGCGCAGTCCCATTGCATTTTGACATGGGTACGACCTTCACCCATCTGTTCGGCGATTCCCCCCTGAATTGGGGCATTCTTCTCGTGGGAGGAGTCCTGATTGGGTTCGGAACTCGAATGGGAGGAGGGTGCACGTCGGGCCACGGCCTCAGCGGGTGCTCGCGCCTGCAACCGGGTAGCCTGGTGGGTACCGCCGCCTTCTTTGGCACCGCCATTCTGGTGTCCATGCTTCTGGAGCTACGCGTATGA
- a CDS encoding YeeE/YedE thiosulfate transporter family protein — protein MIALTRKAKVAAAPKAKAQGNSAGKYHLYFGLFGLLMGFSLARIGFADFGEVHRLFTLVDLRLFFTFAGAVVFAMIGFLIFARGQSLPKKKIHPGTLAGGALFGTGWAVTGACPSIALVQIGSGYLPAAATALGILVGAWLYKKIHARFFRWDSGACET, from the coding sequence ATGATCGCCCTTACCCGCAAAGCCAAGGTTGCCGCCGCGCCGAAAGCAAAGGCGCAAGGCAACAGCGCCGGAAAGTATCACTTGTACTTTGGCCTGTTTGGCCTGCTAATGGGATTCAGTCTGGCACGAATCGGATTTGCCGACTTCGGTGAGGTGCACCGCCTGTTTACCCTGGTGGACCTGCGCCTGTTCTTCACCTTCGCAGGTGCGGTGGTGTTCGCGATGATCGGATTCCTGATTTTTGCCCGCGGACAGTCCCTGCCCAAGAAGAAGATCCACCCCGGGACTCTGGCTGGCGGCGCCCTGTTCGGAACCGGCTGGGCGGTTACCGGGGCCTGCCCCAGCATCGCCCTGGTCCAGATCGGCAGCGGATACCTGCCGGCTGCGGCGACCGCTCTCGGGATTCTTGTCGGCGCCTGGCTGTACAAGAAGATTCATGCCCGGTTCTTCCGTTGGGACAGTGGCGCCTGCGAGACCTGA